From one Pseudopipra pipra isolate bDixPip1 chromosome 2, bDixPip1.hap1, whole genome shotgun sequence genomic stretch:
- the LOC135409450 gene encoding basic proline-rich protein-like, whose translation MRAGLNIKPRGERGLAPAGTAAPAARSPHRRVPPAPRPPAGEGPAGARRGESSARHPPRRPFVPRGDPHPAAPSRPWGPATYQLPAAAASPGAAQAGGGAGAGPIPPAASAGPGAASPPSRRAPALGGALRAGRGGAERRLPQVDPAAGSRRSVFASLRVRLAPQRSRRCRRRPCPPAAAGAPPRRPSPVGPAPGPSLRAASPAGRRPGAPCGASPPCLLLYCCFRVFPEVNRILFFFILVFVRRALALRVAQGLPYPHPGSGWEVSGCGRGTSAAPTAPGSLSPVSRSPGPFSEGPQEWCEPPGSLLPSQDISSESSAVSHPRCPIRQIFEFNCQTHSLHGF comes from the coding sequence ATGCGAGCGGGGTTAAACATTAAGCCCCGCGGGGAGAGAGGGCTCGCCCCGGCCGGGACAGCAGCTCCCGCCGCCCGGTCCCCGCACCGCCGGgtgcccccggccccgcgcccgccggcAGGTGAGGGGCCGgccggggcacggcggggcgAGAGCAGCGCTCGCCATCCTCCCCGCCGCCCCTTTGTCCCCCGGGGCGACCCGCACCCCGCGGCGCCCTCCCGGCCGTGGGGACCCGCTACCTACCAGctccccgcggcggcggcgTCTCCGGGAGCGGCTCAGGCAGGTGGCGGGGCCGGTGCCGGTCCCATCcctcccgccgcctccgcggggcccggggccgcctcccctccctcccgccGGGCGCCGGCCCTCGGCGGCGCGCTccgagcggggcggggcggggcggagcggcGCCTCCCGCAGGTGGATCCTGCCGCGGGGTCCCGCCGTTCCGTGTTCGCCTCGCTCCGTGTTCGCCTCGCTCCGCAGCGCTCCcggcggtgccgccgccgcccctgCCCGCCCGCGGCCGCGggggccccgccgcgccgcccctcCCCGGTTGGGCCGGCCCCGGGCCCGTCCCTCCGCGCAGCTTCCCCCGCGGGCCGCCGCCCCGGGGCACCCTGTGGGGCGTCACCGCCCTGTCTGTTATTATACTGCTGTTTTCGTGTATTCCCCGAAGTAAACcgtattctttttttcttcatccttgTTTTCGTTCGCCGTGCCCTGGCACTGCGGGTTGCTCAGGGGCTGCCGTACCCTCACCCCGGTTCAGGGTGGGAGGTTTCGGGGTGCGGCCGTGGTACCTCTGCGGCCCCGACGGCGCCAGGCTCTTTGTCCCCAGTGTCCAGGTCCCCAGGCCCTTTCTCGGAGGGTCCCCAGGAGTGGTGCGAGCCCCCTGGGTCCCTACTGCCATCACAGGACATCAGCTCTGAGAGCTCTGCGGTCAGTCACCCACGTTGCCCTATCCGGCAGATATTTGAGTTTAATTGTCAAACACATTCTTTGCACGGGTTTTAA